A window of the Brassica napus cultivar Da-Ae chromosome A2, Da-Ae, whole genome shotgun sequence genome harbors these coding sequences:
- the LOC106363875 gene encoding meiosis-specific protein ASY2-like, whose protein sequence is MASGNRLSREEKGKDIATSPSPARDADGGPLEDFDIIHRDALRDTENMSLSQHLLVADAHRQFREEIEGNVEDEDREASGSEAPSLVVRPRRRAHRRAHIDQSDRLPAPRSVPFDEVDYRPVIYHPGGIFEELPSLPPEALRDPRVQSWGNVFSSCSSNETVKNLLRENGGAGVTFLIPSTDQQPWSPPVGYQCVYESYFKDQTKLWFPIPRLITSYAFRRDIAISQLLNESLRIAVMLMVMAAEMDVSMSVRVFEELTFTKAEPNGIFSIKMRASYNVLTGHPNKTQDWQRAYFFIKSDEHAFEEPPGDDYRVLWNQQLVRHPNTIAYPEKFFETAQLIATHSHLRWPDLSREWIRRQQARIARVDWESRLPCVLGPRKSRLSLFTREQQKLLNQARKMEGVPDFSALLKGKLQMLSTKSSSAGASEVRPVPADGGVSSEPPAQSSPKKKANKAKKKSVPLEEAPSSADVSEVAAKKRKKKKESKKRSREEASVEVLETSTAAGNDDAERNDPTDSTRGSPEEHPKKRLKKTTAEDDGTSPPGIPSSCGGPATETGDGSRDESPLSRGAPSSSIRGGTKELPPIDDLYFKKEYIDAAMASKRSDGSMNYLVEKYDSTLKQTMAGDKAAKEKEVLRVKFEELEDKLRSDRLAKKDALREKTRLERLVASLEKEKAELEEERDAVVGTLVKERQRLRDSRVQEVTRERIKVQTAMADKSTRCVGKMKGYLDRLNALVKAKNLYGQASGTKKCLEMIRDSGTEIPQSMIDIFSEQE, encoded by the exons ATGGCTTCAGGGAATCGGTTATCGCGTgaggaaaaaggaaaagataTAGCTACCTCGCCGAGCCCGGCTAGGGATGCGGACGGGGGTCCGTTGGAGGATTTTGACATAATCCATCGTGACGCTCTGCGGGATACGGAGAACATGAGCCTTTCCCAGCATCTTTTGGTCGCTGACGCCCATAGGCAGTTTCGCGAAGAAATCGAAGGAAACGTTGAGGACGAGGATAGAGAGGCGAGTGGTTCCGAAGCGCCTAGCCTTGTCGTAAGACCCAGGAGACGGGCTCATCGGAGGGCTCATATCGACCAGTCAGACCGTCTTCCCGCACCGAGAAGTGTTCCGTTCGACGAAGTAGACTACCGCCCTGTGATATACCACCCCGGTGGGATTTTCGAAGAATTACCTTCGCTGCCTCCCGAAGCGTTACGCGACCCACGAGTTCAATCGTGGGGAAACGTTTTCAGTTCCTGTTCTTCCAACGAGACCGTGAAGAATTTGCTAAGGGAGAATGGTGGCGCTGGAGTCACCTTCCTTATTCCGTCAACCGATCAGCAGCCGTGGTCGCCACCAGTTGGTTACCAATGCGTGTACGAATCCTACTTCAAGGATCAGACGAAGCTCTGGTTCCCAATCCCCAGATTGATCACGTCTTACGCGTTTCGTCGGGACATTGCCATTTCTCAGCTGCTGAACGAGTCGCTGCGCATAGCCGTCATGTTGATGGTTATGGCCGCGGAGATGGATGTTTCGATGAGCGTGAGGGTGTTCGAGGAGCTGACTTTCACGAAGGCGGAGCCAAACGGGATCTTTTCAATAAAGATGCGAGCGAGTTACAACGTTTTGACGGGTCATCCCAACAAGACGCAGGATTGGCAACGCGCATACTTCTTCATTAAGTCCGACGAGCATGCCTTCGAGGAGCCGCCGGGGGACGACTATCGCGTTTTATGGAATCAGCAACTTG TTCGTCATCCCAATACGATTGCCTATCCCGAGAAATTCTTCGAAACTGCCCAACTGATCGCGACGCATAGTCATCTCAGGTGGCCGGATCTTAGTCGAGAGTGGATACGTCGGCAGCAAGCTAGGATCGCTAGAG TTGATTGGGAATCGAGACTTCCTTGTGTACTCGGTCCCCGCAAGTCACGTCTCTCCCTATTTACTCGGGAACAACAAAAGCTCCTTAACCAAGCTAGAAAGATGGAGGGAGTTCCCGACTTTAGTGCCCTGTTGAAAGGGAAGCTTCAAATGCTCTCAACGAAGTCGTCTTCTGCCGGTGCCTCAGAGGTTAGGCCTGTTCCCGCAGATGGAGGCGTGAGCTCTGAACCGCCAGCTCAGAGTTCCCCAAAGAAGAAGGCCAATAAGGCCAAGAAAAAGAGTGTCCCTTTGGAGGAGGCACCATCCTCTGCTGATGTCTCTGAAGTCGCGgctaagaagaggaagaagaaaaaggagagCAAGAAAAGGTCTCGTGAGGAGGCTTCTGTTGAGGTTTTGGAGACCTCAACTGCCGCGGGGAACGATGATGCGGAAAGAAACGATCCAACCGATTCTACTCGGGGATCACCTGAGGAACATCCCAAGAAGAGATTGAAGAAAACGACCGCGGAAGACGATGGGACTTCTCCTCCCGGAATCCCTTCTAGTTGCGGGGGACCGGCTACCGAAACCGGAGATGGCTCACGGGATGAATCTCCGTTGAGTAGgggagccccttcttcttct ATCCGTGGTGGGACCAAAGAGTTGCCGCCGATCGACGACTTGTACTTCAAAAAGGAGTACATTGACGCGGCTATGGCGAGCAAACGG AGTGACGGGAGCATGAATTATCTCGTTGAGAAGTACGACAGCACCTTGAAGCAGACGATG GCCGGCGACAAAGCGGCCAAAGAGAAAGAGGTCCTCCGAGTCAAATTTGAGGAGTTGGAAGACAAGCTGAGGTCTGACCGTCTCGCGAAGAAGGACGCTTTACGCGAGAAAACTCGCTTAGAGCGGTTGGTCGCTTCCCTCGAGAAAGAGAAGGCCGAGCTCGAGGAAGAGAGGGACGCTGTCGTTGGAACGCTGGTCAAAGAGAGGCAACGTCTGAGGGACTCTAGAGTTCAGGAGGTCACCCGCGAGAGGATCAAGGTTCAAACGGCTATGGCGGACAAGTCTACTCGCTGTGTAGGTAAGATGAAGGGCTATCTGGATCGCCTTAACGCGCTAGTGAAGGCCAAGAATCTATACGGGCAGGCTTCAGGGACGAAAAAGTGCCTTGAGATGATAAGAGATAGCGGGACCGAGATCCCGCAGAGTatgatcgacatcttttcggagcAGGAGTAG